In Melospiza melodia melodia isolate bMelMel2 chromosome W, bMelMel2.pri, whole genome shotgun sequence, a single genomic region encodes these proteins:
- the LOC134431471 gene encoding activated RNA polymerase II transcriptional coactivator p15, producing MGSETMPKSKELVSSSSSASDSDSEVDKKAKRKKQVAPEKPVKKQKSGESSKGAASSKQSSNRDENMFQIGKMRYVSVRDFKGKVLIDIREYWMDQEGEMKPGRKGISLNPEQWNQLKEQISDIDDAVKKL from the exons ATGGGAAGTGAGAC AATGCCAAAGTCAAAGGAACTTGTGTCTTCAAGCTCATCTGCCAGTGATTCAGATAGTGAAGTTGACAAAAAG GCAAAGCGGAAAAAGCAAGTAGCTCCAGAAAAGCCTGTTAAGAAACAAAAGAGTGGTGAAAGTTCAAAAGGTGCAGCTTCTTCTAAGCAAAGCAGTAACAGAGATGAGAATATGTTTCAG ATTGGCAAAATGAGGTACGTCAGCGTTcgtgactttaaaggaaaagtCTTAATTGATATTAGGGAATATTGGATGGATCAAGAAGGTGAAATGAAGCCTGGCAGAAAAG GTATTTCTTTAAATCCAGAACAGTGgaaccagctgaaggaacagatTTCTGATATTGATGATGCAGTGAAAAAACTGTAA